A single window of Pectobacterium parmentieri DNA harbors:
- the rcsC gene encoding two-component system sensor histidine kinase RcsC codes for MKYLASFHTTLKVSRYLFRVLAIMLWVLGALISVFYITKVLNEKESELRQEYNLSFDQSQGYIRHASDIVRELQYLAANRLMLAREKAESPTEGGPGVSVYALEPGATCSTQYGGNAALLSLSHFFNGWQDNFSAVYDLNRVFFVGGDRRCMVDFGIRNQSLDRDNLLKNVQDRFQDQKKNRTQTGRDETLYWITPASVPDVGYLYALTPIYVDNKLEVIMGIEQTIRLDDFVTVGKFPINAKLLDQYNQVVLQFSDDKGLSVSSVGGYPSEHNYFGYVNGYDELILKKALPPTSFSIVYSLPLKVLLSHIGGLMINMLVLNILSAILLFVLALVFERKMLLPAEVNAFQLEENEQFNRKIVASAPVGICILRISDGTNILSNELAHNYLNLLTHEDRLRITRIICEQQSKFVDVMTSRNHHLQISFVHSRYRNENVAICVLLDVSARVKMEESLQEMANAAEQASQSKSMFLATVSHELRTPLYGIIGNLDLLQTKSLPQDANRLVLAMNNSSSLLLKIISDILDFSKIESEQLKIEPCEFAPHEVISHITSNYLPLVVKKRLMLYCFIEPNVPVSLFGDPVRLQQVLSNLLSNAIKFTDTGCIVFEVGCRDGYLEFVVRDTGVGIQPREAVKLFDPFFQAGSGVQRHFQGTGLGLAICEKLVNLMDGDITIESEPGLGSLFGVRIPLYKAHYAPMAINASLQGKTCWLRVRNARLEAYLLTLLQNQGVQAVRYQNQTVSPDDVMISDYTSIEDIAVRAHIMMSGAHNGTAQKVSEGHWVQGTSTPQHLPDLLEKIYRSESEDNIREGISPPLAHYERVENGDIMILVVDDHPINRRLLADQLGSLGYQAMTANDGVDALGVLGKNHIDIVLTDVNMPNMDGYLFTQRMREQGLRFPVIGVTANALAEERERCLGAGMDHCLSKPVTLDTLQQALAYYSTVVRQARTSEK; via the coding sequence TTGAAATATCTCGCCTCATTCCATACCACATTAAAAGTTTCCCGCTATTTGTTTCGGGTTCTGGCGATCATGCTGTGGGTGTTGGGCGCGCTGATATCCGTTTTCTATATCACTAAAGTATTGAATGAAAAAGAGTCAGAACTGCGTCAGGAATATAATCTCAGCTTTGATCAGTCACAGGGATACATCCGACACGCGTCGGATATTGTGCGCGAACTTCAGTATCTGGCGGCAAACCGTCTGATGCTGGCGAGAGAAAAGGCAGAGTCGCCAACGGAAGGAGGGCCTGGTGTCTCTGTTTATGCGCTTGAGCCCGGAGCAACCTGTTCTACGCAATATGGCGGGAATGCGGCGCTGCTCTCATTGAGTCATTTTTTCAACGGCTGGCAGGATAATTTCTCTGCCGTCTACGATCTTAATCGGGTCTTTTTTGTTGGTGGCGATCGGCGTTGTATGGTTGATTTTGGCATTCGTAACCAGTCGCTTGATCGTGATAACTTGCTTAAAAATGTGCAGGATCGGTTTCAGGATCAAAAGAAGAATCGTACCCAGACCGGGCGTGATGAAACACTCTATTGGATTACCCCCGCATCTGTCCCCGATGTCGGCTATTTATATGCGCTCACGCCGATCTATGTGGATAACAAGCTGGAAGTCATCATGGGAATTGAACAGACTATTCGTCTGGATGACTTCGTCACTGTTGGAAAATTTCCGATCAATGCCAAGCTGCTGGATCAATATAACCAGGTCGTTTTACAGTTTTCCGATGACAAAGGGCTCTCTGTTTCCTCGGTAGGCGGCTATCCCTCCGAACATAACTATTTTGGCTATGTGAATGGTTATGACGAACTCATTCTGAAGAAGGCGCTGCCGCCGACTTCGTTCAGTATTGTGTACTCGCTACCGCTGAAGGTGCTGCTGTCCCATATCGGCGGATTGATGATCAACATGCTGGTGCTGAATATCCTCTCGGCGATTCTGTTGTTCGTGTTGGCGCTGGTGTTTGAGCGGAAAATGCTGTTGCCTGCAGAAGTGAATGCGTTTCAACTGGAAGAGAACGAGCAATTTAACCGTAAGATCGTGGCGTCGGCACCGGTAGGCATCTGTATTCTGCGTATTAGTGACGGCACCAATATCCTCAGTAACGAACTGGCGCATAACTATCTCAATTTGCTTACCCACGAGGACAGGCTGCGAATTACCCGCATTATTTGCGAGCAGCAGTCCAAGTTTGTGGATGTGATGACCAGCCGTAACCACCACCTGCAAATCAGCTTTGTCCATTCGCGCTATCGCAATGAAAATGTGGCGATTTGTGTGTTGTTGGACGTTAGCGCGCGCGTCAAAATGGAAGAGTCGCTACAGGAAATGGCGAATGCCGCCGAACAGGCAAGCCAGTCTAAATCGATGTTCCTTGCCACCGTCAGCCATGAATTGCGCACGCCGCTTTATGGCATTATCGGCAATCTCGACTTGCTGCAAACCAAGTCGCTGCCGCAGGACGCTAACCGTCTGGTCTTGGCGATGAACAACTCCTCATCGCTGCTGCTGAAAATCATCAGCGATATCCTCGATTTTTCCAAGATTGAGTCGGAGCAGTTGAAGATCGAACCGTGTGAGTTTGCACCGCATGAGGTTATCAGCCACATCACCAGTAATTATCTCCCGCTGGTGGTCAAAAAACGCCTGATGCTGTACTGCTTTATCGAACCCAATGTTCCGGTTAGCCTGTTTGGCGATCCCGTCCGTTTGCAGCAGGTGTTGTCCAACCTGTTGAGTAATGCGATCAAGTTTACGGATACGGGTTGCATCGTTTTTGAAGTCGGCTGCCGCGATGGTTATCTGGAATTTGTGGTGCGCGATACTGGCGTGGGCATTCAACCGCGCGAGGCGGTGAAACTGTTTGATCCGTTCTTCCAGGCGGGGAGCGGGGTACAGCGTCATTTTCAGGGCACAGGGTTAGGGCTGGCAATTTGTGAAAAGCTGGTCAATCTGATGGATGGCGATATTACTATCGAGTCGGAACCAGGGCTAGGCAGCCTGTTTGGCGTCAGGATCCCGTTGTATAAAGCGCACTATGCGCCTATGGCGATTAACGCCAGCCTGCAAGGGAAAACATGCTGGTTGAGGGTGCGTAATGCCCGGCTGGAGGCGTATCTACTGACATTATTGCAGAACCAAGGCGTGCAGGCGGTGCGTTACCAGAATCAAACCGTGTCGCCTGATGATGTCATGATTAGTGATTACACCTCAATAGAAGACATTGCCGTTCGGGCGCATATCATGATGAGTGGCGCGCATAACGGAACCGCACAGAAAGTGAGTGAGGGGCACTGGGTACAAGGGACATCGACACCTCAGCATCTGCCTGATTTGCTGGAAAAAATCTACCGCTCAGAAAGTGAAGACAATATTCGTGAAGGGATTTCACCGCCGCTGGCTCACTATGAGCGAGTTGAGAATGGCGACATTATGATTCTGGTGGTTGACGACCACCCCATCAACCGTCGATTGCTGGCGGATCAGTTGGGTTCTTTGGGCTATCAGGCGATGACGGCGAATGATGGGGTCGACGCACTCGGTGTATTAGGTAAAAACCACATTGATATCGTTCTGACGGATGTCAATATGCCGAATATGGATGGTTATTTGTTTACTCAGCGTATGCGGGAGCAGGGACTACGTTTCCCTGTCATTGGCGTGACGGCGAATGCGTTGGCAGAAGAAAGAGAACGCTGCCTTGGGGCAGGGATGGATCACTGTTTGTCAAAACCGGTGACGCTGGATACGTTGCAGCAGGCGTTGGCGTATTACAGTACTGTGGTGCGTCAGGCGAGAACATCCGAGAAGTAA
- the rcsB gene encoding response regulator transcription factor RcsB — protein sequence MSNLNVIIADDHPIVLFGIKKSLEQIEWVNVVGEFEDSTALINNLPKLDANVLITDLSMPGDKYGDGITLIKYIKRHFPHLSIIVLTMNNNPAILSAVLDLDIEGIVLKQGAPTDLPKALAALQKGKKFTPDSVSKVLEKISASGYGDKRLSPKESEVLRLFAEGFLVTEIAKKLNRSIKTISSQKKSAMTKLGVENDIALLNYLSSVNGGATQVD from the coding sequence ATGAGTAACCTAAACGTAATTATTGCCGACGACCATCCCATTGTCCTTTTTGGCATCAAAAAATCACTTGAGCAAATTGAATGGGTCAATGTGGTTGGCGAATTTGAAGACTCAACTGCGCTGATCAATAACCTGCCTAAGCTGGACGCTAACGTTTTAATCACCGATTTATCCATGCCGGGCGATAAATACGGCGATGGTATCACCCTCATTAAATACATTAAGCGTCATTTCCCTCATCTCTCTATTATTGTTCTCACCATGAACAATAATCCGGCGATTCTGAGTGCGGTGTTGGATCTGGACATTGAAGGCATCGTACTGAAGCAGGGCGCACCGACCGATTTACCCAAAGCGCTAGCAGCCCTGCAAAAAGGAAAGAAATTCACGCCGGATAGCGTATCCAAAGTACTGGAGAAAATCAGCGCCAGCGGCTACGGTGATAAACGCCTGTCTCCGAAAGAAAGTGAAGTGCTGCGCTTGTTTGCAGAAGGCTTTTTGGTTACCGAAATCGCCAAAAAACTGAATCGCAGTATCAAAACGATCAGTAGCCAGAAAAAATCAGCCATGACCAAGCTGGGCGTCGAGAACGATATTGCCCTGCTCAACTACCTGTCTTCCGTTAATGGCGGCGCAACACAAGTCGACTAA
- the rcsD gene encoding phosphotransferase RcsD — translation MPAMILRYFSLLTVLSFLITGTFGYSYINDLLADKKHSLTTIAQGIQKRIDTYRFFTYQIYGSLNSEPSASDANISAINLMPNVFYVEKNGQKTDALIFGQHDKGTLTSVRRISRYLDILWGAENNVYSMYYLNGIDNSLTMISTQTLKDISSQFRGNYITVIAEARRTEMLQQANVLDERESFSPLRKLRFYNDYYFTLRTTFNQPGHLATILAFDLPINDLIPDTIPRDHLMLKPDTPAASNIDGSNNGESATDAQLHGSNIEVSATLVNAPIKIVFQVPVKALIIDALRNNIWLMLLNLVLLSSSISGFYLFRRKYAHPGEDLSHQLEKKLDIYRETTGKIPMGVLVYDFNSNKIIIQNERAEHLLPHLSLQKITNMADEHQGVIQVTINNEMYEIRQIRSQYSPDYCLFLVREQDKEILVQRKLLLAQREYEKNIHARKRLFQNLLSEFKQPLLSLQQHIHAIRHSNTAAMQAQTLDQLTADTRCAIQLLENIALHEKLEAQEWTGVNTSFSPLTLIDNVLLELLPRLNQKGLTLFHHYHLDNNQTYVGDAELLKKTLALLLNYSVTNTDYGKITVSVDRKNNESDTLIIQVSDTGTQVSGKEQENIRHPFLHPAAFDRFGQNSGLTLFLCNQLCNKLGGALAINSKSGLGTHYILTLKLEAEALPVEDEKLLDGITVLLDVTSDEVQHIVGNMLTGWGANYLVSDERQITQEADIFITDDPEKKADYTLLLSHDDDTLTPLGPRRLRVNYNISHLLLEALLKLIELQLETPPDATQEGEQNDVEFYAAQLASSDYYSLFVETVPDDLKRLYTEAEAGDFPSLSQTAHRLKGVFAMLNLHPGKQLCEQLEQHITAHDSIQIEANLHEIERFVSALLSPSEPKGQQGSQQDE, via the coding sequence ATGCCAGCCATGATCTTGCGTTATTTTTCCCTCCTTACGGTGTTATCGTTCCTTATTACTGGAACGTTTGGGTATAGCTACATCAACGATTTGCTGGCGGACAAAAAACATTCGCTGACGACTATTGCCCAAGGTATACAGAAACGCATCGATACTTACCGTTTTTTCACCTATCAAATTTACGGCAGTCTGAACAGTGAACCGTCCGCTAGCGACGCCAACATTAGCGCAATTAATTTAATGCCCAATGTTTTCTATGTAGAAAAAAATGGTCAGAAAACGGATGCGTTGATTTTTGGGCAACACGATAAAGGGACGCTGACGTCGGTGCGTCGGATATCACGCTATCTCGATATTCTCTGGGGAGCAGAGAATAACGTCTATTCTATGTATTATCTGAATGGCATCGACAACAGTCTGACGATGATTTCCACACAGACGCTGAAAGATATCTCTTCGCAGTTCCGCGGCAATTATATTACGGTCATTGCCGAAGCCCGCCGGACGGAAATGCTGCAACAGGCAAATGTATTAGATGAACGCGAAAGTTTTTCCCCGCTGCGTAAATTACGCTTCTATAACGATTACTATTTCACGCTGCGCACCACATTCAATCAGCCGGGCCATCTGGCGACAATTCTGGCGTTCGATCTGCCCATTAACGACTTAATTCCAGACACAATCCCGCGTGACCATCTGATGCTGAAGCCAGATACACCTGCAGCTAGCAACATCGACGGCAGTAATAATGGTGAAAGCGCAACGGATGCACAGCTTCATGGCTCTAATATTGAAGTCTCTGCCACGCTCGTAAATGCACCGATAAAAATCGTTTTCCAGGTGCCAGTAAAGGCACTGATTATTGATGCGTTGCGTAATAACATCTGGCTTATGCTGCTGAATCTGGTTCTGCTGAGTTCGTCCATCAGTGGCTTTTATCTTTTCCGGCGAAAGTATGCCCATCCCGGTGAAGATTTATCGCATCAGTTGGAAAAGAAACTGGATATTTACCGCGAAACCACGGGGAAAATCCCGATGGGCGTGCTGGTTTATGATTTCAACAGCAACAAGATCATCATACAAAATGAGCGTGCAGAGCACCTGCTTCCACACCTGAGTCTGCAAAAAATCACCAATATGGCGGACGAGCATCAGGGTGTCATTCAGGTCACCATCAATAATGAAATGTATGAAATTCGTCAAATCCGTAGCCAATATTCGCCAGACTATTGCCTCTTCCTGGTGCGCGAACAGGATAAAGAAATTCTGGTGCAGCGGAAATTGCTGCTAGCCCAGCGTGAATACGAAAAGAATATCCATGCCAGAAAACGTTTATTCCAAAACCTGCTCAGCGAATTTAAACAGCCGCTGCTCTCACTACAACAGCATATTCACGCGATACGCCACAGCAATACGGCAGCCATGCAAGCACAAACGCTGGATCAACTAACAGCAGATACCCGCTGCGCGATTCAGCTACTGGAAAATATCGCCCTGCATGAAAAGCTTGAGGCTCAGGAATGGACGGGAGTCAACACCAGTTTTTCACCGCTGACACTTATCGACAATGTTCTCCTTGAGTTGTTGCCACGATTGAATCAAAAAGGGCTTACCCTATTCCATCATTACCATCTGGATAATAATCAAACTTATGTGGGTGATGCCGAGCTGTTGAAAAAGACGCTGGCACTGCTGCTAAATTATTCAGTGACCAATACCGATTACGGCAAAATTACGGTATCGGTTGACAGAAAAAATAATGAGTCGGATACGCTGATTATTCAGGTCAGCGATACCGGAACCCAGGTTTCAGGCAAAGAGCAGGAAAACATTCGACATCCTTTCCTGCATCCTGCGGCTTTCGATCGTTTCGGACAAAATTCAGGATTGACCTTATTTTTGTGTAATCAACTCTGTAATAAACTGGGCGGTGCGTTAGCCATCAACAGTAAATCTGGGTTAGGTACACACTATATTCTGACGTTAAAACTGGAGGCGGAAGCGCTGCCCGTTGAGGACGAAAAACTGCTGGATGGGATTACCGTTCTGCTGGATGTGACGTCTGACGAAGTACAGCATATTGTCGGCAATATGCTGACGGGCTGGGGAGCAAATTATCTGGTCAGCGATGAGCGTCAGATTACTCAGGAAGCCGATATTTTTATTACTGATGACCCGGAGAAAAAAGCAGATTATACGCTGCTATTGAGTCATGACGATGACACGCTAACGCCTTTGGGCCCGCGCCGTTTGCGGGTGAACTATAATATCAGCCACCTCCTACTGGAGGCATTGCTTAAGCTGATTGAACTGCAACTGGAAACACCACCCGATGCGACGCAGGAGGGAGAACAGAACGATGTCGAATTTTACGCCGCACAATTGGCGTCAAGCGACTATTATTCGCTGTTCGTGGAGACAGTACCGGATGATTTAAAGAGGCTGTATACTGAAGCGGAAGCAGGCGATTTTCCGTCACTTTCGCAGACGGCGCACCGGCTGAAAGGCGTGTTTGCCATGCTGAATCTGCATCCTGGCAAACAGTTGTGTGAACAGCTTGAACAGCATATTACCGCGCACGATAGTATACAGATTGAGGCCAACCTTCATGAAATTGAAAGGTTTGTCAGTGCATTACTATCCCCAAGCGAACCTAAAGGGCAGCAAGGTAGCCAACAAGATGAGTAA
- a CDS encoding MFS transporter: protein MSTTLHSNLLSINQNLPGKKAQAATRIAFFVAGFAMASWAPLVPFVKARLAISDASLGMLLLSLGIGSLLAMPLTGFLTSKWGCRSVILLASALLCLILPALTQAETLPVMAIVLLFFGASIGMIDVAMNIQAVIVERASGQAMMSGFHGFFSIGGISGAGGVSALLWLGLSPLMAILTIVALMLLFMATAHKHLLRTTNQNEGGPLFVIPRGWVMFIGSLCFIMFLAEGSILDWSALFLTVERNLSGAQAGMGYAAFSVAMTLGRLNGDRIVNALGRYAILTGGSLCAALGLLLTIGIDNAVTAILGFVMVGIGASNVVPILFSAAGNQKIMPPNLAIASITTVGYAGILIGPTILGFIAQLSNLATAFGFVALLLLAVSASARAVIR, encoded by the coding sequence ATGAGTACGACTCTGCATTCCAACTTGTTAAGCATTAATCAGAATCTGCCGGGCAAAAAAGCACAGGCGGCCACGCGCATCGCTTTCTTTGTTGCAGGTTTTGCTATGGCTTCCTGGGCACCGCTGGTGCCCTTTGTTAAAGCGCGACTGGCTATCAGTGATGCCTCTCTTGGGATGCTGTTACTTTCTCTGGGCATTGGTTCACTGTTGGCCATGCCGCTCACCGGTTTCCTCACCAGTAAGTGGGGATGCCGCAGCGTTATTTTGCTGGCCAGCGCCCTGCTCTGTCTGATATTACCCGCTCTGACGCAGGCAGAAACATTGCCAGTGATGGCGATCGTGCTGCTCTTTTTTGGCGCGTCTATTGGTATGATCGATGTCGCCATGAATATTCAGGCCGTCATCGTAGAGCGCGCCAGCGGCCAGGCGATGATGTCCGGTTTTCATGGTTTCTTTAGCATCGGAGGAATTTCCGGTGCTGGTGGCGTCAGCGCCCTGTTGTGGCTTGGCCTGTCTCCGTTGATGGCAATACTCACTATTGTTGCGTTGATGCTGCTGTTCATGGCAACGGCACATAAACACCTGCTACGCACCACAAATCAAAATGAAGGTGGCCCGCTGTTTGTGATCCCACGCGGCTGGGTCATGTTCATTGGTTCACTGTGCTTCATCATGTTCCTAGCCGAAGGTTCGATATTGGATTGGAGCGCCCTCTTTCTGACGGTTGAGCGCAACCTGAGCGGCGCGCAGGCGGGAATGGGCTATGCGGCATTTTCCGTCGCGATGACGCTAGGCAGGCTGAATGGCGATCGCATTGTTAATGCGCTTGGGCGCTATGCGATTCTTACTGGTGGTAGCCTTTGTGCCGCACTCGGTCTGCTGTTAACGATCGGTATTGATAATGCAGTGACCGCCATTCTTGGCTTCGTGATGGTGGGTATCGGCGCATCCAATGTGGTACCGATCCTCTTCAGCGCGGCGGGGAATCAAAAAATCATGCCACCCAATCTGGCCATCGCCTCCATTACCACAGTAGGCTATGCGGGCATTCTGATCGGCCCGACCATTCTCGGCTTTATTGCACAGCTCAGCAATTTGGCTACCGCATTCGGGTTTGTCGCACTGCTGTTGCTGGCCGTCAGCGCCAGTGCGCGAGCAGTTATCCGCTAA
- a CDS encoding winged helix-turn-helix transcriptional regulator: MSIDFAKHSEVQRKLSSVKKQDPRVETLVNEVIGRVADKWTMFILEVLAENGELRFTQLAKKVAGISQKMLTQTLREMEREGLVIRTVHPVIPPKVEYRLTDLGLGLGAAFCGVWVWAEKNLEIIEQARSAFDLRSKDS, encoded by the coding sequence ATGAGCATCGACTTCGCTAAACACTCAGAAGTCCAGAGAAAGCTTTCATCAGTGAAAAAGCAGGATCCTCGCGTAGAGACACTGGTTAACGAAGTGATCGGCCGAGTGGCGGACAAATGGACGATGTTTATCCTTGAGGTTCTGGCTGAAAACGGAGAATTACGCTTCACACAATTGGCAAAGAAAGTGGCAGGGATCAGCCAGAAAATGCTGACACAGACCCTGCGCGAGATGGAACGAGAAGGGTTGGTAATCCGCACCGTACATCCCGTTATCCCCCCAAAGGTGGAGTACCGCCTGACGGATCTCGGTCTTGGGCTTGGGGCTGCGTTCTGTGGCGTGTGGGTGTGGGCTGAGAAAAATCTTGAAATCATCGAACAAGCCCGTTCCGCATTCGATCTGCGATCCAAAGACAGCTAA
- a CDS encoding SDR family oxidoreductase, which produces MQTANNTILITGGGSGIGRELALRFHDLGNTVIVTGRRASLLQETIDGRQNMHAFELDIDDPKAINAFAQRIVTEYPSVNVLINNAGIMRYEDLSTRSDLCDAQAQITTNVLGPIRLTNAFIDHLKSQQNSAIVNVSSGLAFVPRADAAVYSATKAAVHFYTVSLRHQLVDQVEVIELVPPGIQTELTPGQSDREGYMPLNAYIDEVITLFCKQPTPNEIVVERAQLQRLAEREGRFEQVFDLINARATEQRR; this is translated from the coding sequence ATGCAAACGGCAAATAACACAATACTCATTACAGGAGGAGGTTCCGGCATTGGCCGCGAGCTCGCACTGCGTTTTCACGATCTCGGCAACACAGTCATTGTGACGGGTCGGCGAGCATCTCTCCTGCAGGAGACGATCGATGGACGGCAAAATATGCACGCATTTGAATTAGATATCGACGATCCAAAGGCTATTAATGCGTTTGCACAGCGGATCGTGACGGAATATCCATCCGTCAACGTCCTGATTAACAATGCTGGCATCATGCGTTACGAAGATCTGAGTACTAGAAGCGATCTGTGCGATGCGCAGGCGCAGATTACTACAAATGTGCTTGGGCCTATCCGCCTCACTAACGCCTTTATCGATCATCTGAAGAGCCAACAGAATTCTGCGATCGTCAATGTGTCTTCCGGTCTGGCTTTTGTTCCGCGCGCTGACGCGGCGGTTTATAGCGCGACTAAGGCTGCCGTTCACTTCTACACTGTGTCATTGCGGCATCAGCTCGTGGATCAGGTCGAGGTCATCGAGCTCGTACCACCAGGTATCCAGACTGAGCTCACGCCGGGGCAGTCGGATCGCGAAGGCTACATGCCTCTGAACGCATATATTGATGAAGTTATTACATTGTTTTGCAAGCAACCGACGCCAAACGAGATCGTTGTAGAGCGTGCTCAACTGCAACGTTTGGCTGAGCGTGAAGGGCGTTTCGAACAGGTATTTGATTTGATCAACGCACGGGCAACTGAGCAGCGGCGCTAG
- the menF gene encoding isochorismate synthase MenF, producing MKLLSDLLRHMQQDLREPQPERVGFRQITRSLSLSEASELLPWLATQPVYPQFYWQHRQDREEVAVCGKVCGFRHIQDAEAFLVQQQCDPDVRIWGLNAFNQSKEEGASSPGYLFLPRAELRRQDDTLSLSINLFSETSLQQDAVEASAFINLLLPPASQPLLHAEVQSVAHQPERQGWIDLLQRALHDINTGLMEKVVLARATTLTLTQSLQATTFMAASRAANHHCFHFMLAHDARHAFLGSSPERLYRRRGSELETEALAGTVASDRDALKAAELADWLMKDTKNQCENMLVVDDICQRLQQSALSLDVMPPEIVRLRKVQHLRRTIHATLRTASDSACLNTLQPTAAVAGLPRQEARRFIAAYEPFERGWYAGSAGYLSRQQSEFSVALRSAEVRDHVLTLYAGAGIVAGSDPEQEWQELENKAAGLRSLLDGDMS from the coding sequence GTGAAACTACTTTCCGACTTGCTGCGCCATATGCAGCAAGATTTGCGCGAGCCACAGCCTGAACGCGTAGGTTTCAGACAAATAACGCGTTCCTTAAGCCTCAGTGAGGCGTCTGAACTATTGCCGTGGTTGGCGACTCAGCCTGTGTATCCCCAGTTCTATTGGCAGCACCGTCAGGATCGTGAAGAGGTTGCCGTTTGTGGCAAGGTGTGCGGGTTTCGTCATATTCAAGATGCGGAGGCATTTCTCGTTCAGCAACAGTGCGATCCCGATGTGCGCATCTGGGGGCTGAATGCGTTTAACCAGTCGAAAGAAGAGGGCGCTTCGTCACCTGGCTACCTGTTCTTGCCCCGCGCGGAACTGCGACGTCAGGATGATACGCTTAGCCTGAGCATTAATCTGTTCAGTGAGACGTCATTGCAGCAGGATGCTGTCGAAGCCTCGGCGTTTATTAACTTGCTTCTTCCGCCAGCATCACAGCCTCTTTTGCACGCGGAGGTGCAGTCTGTCGCGCATCAACCGGAGCGTCAGGGGTGGATTGATTTGCTCCAGCGGGCGCTACATGACATCAACACTGGATTAATGGAAAAGGTCGTGTTGGCGCGAGCAACCACGCTAACGCTGACTCAATCGTTACAAGCAACCACCTTTATGGCCGCCAGCCGTGCGGCGAATCATCACTGTTTCCATTTCATGCTGGCGCACGATGCGCGTCATGCGTTTCTCGGCTCCAGTCCTGAGCGGCTTTATCGCCGGCGGGGGAGCGAATTAGAAACGGAAGCCTTGGCGGGAACGGTGGCAAGCGATCGCGATGCACTCAAAGCTGCTGAATTGGCTGATTGGCTGATGAAGGACACCAAGAATCAGTGCGAGAACATGCTGGTGGTGGATGATATTTGCCAACGACTACAGCAATCCGCGCTGTCGCTGGATGTCATGCCGCCAGAAATTGTGCGTCTGCGTAAGGTGCAGCATCTGCGTCGTACCATTCATGCCACGTTGAGAACGGCGTCCGATAGCGCGTGCCTGAATACATTACAGCCCACGGCGGCAGTAGCCGGTCTGCCAAGGCAGGAAGCGCGCCGTTTTATTGCGGCGTATGAGCCGTTCGAGCGCGGTTGGTATGCGGGTTCTGCGGGTTACTTGTCGCGTCAGCAGTCTGAATTCAGTGTGGCACTGCGTTCGGCTGAAGTGCGGGATCATGTTTTGACGCTCTATGCTGGTGCCGGGATTGTGGCAGGATCTGATCCAGAACAAGAATGGCAGGAGTTGGAAAACAAAGCCGCAGGGCTGAGATCGCTGTTAGACGGTGATATGTCATAG